The following DNA comes from Deinococcus betulae.
TCATATGGCCCATCATCTTTTCGGTTCTGAAGCCTGTGCAGTGTGTCCCTGATGCTCGTCATCTGCCGCCGTTCGGACACCATCCACAAGCGTCAGGAAGGCCTGCACCACCTCAGGGTCAAACTGCTTGCCCGCCTGCTGCGCAATCTCTTCCTGGGCTTGCTGCGCGGTCCAGGCGGGCTTGTAGACCCGCTTGCTGGTCAGGGCGTCGTAGACATCGCACACCGCGAAGATGCGTGCGAGCAGCGGAATCTCTGCCTC
Coding sequences within:
- a CDS encoding HD-GYP domain-containing protein: EAEIPLLARIFAVCDVYDALTSKRVYKPAWTAQQAQEEIAQQAGKQFDPEVVQAFLTLVDGVRTAADDEHQGHTAQASEPKR